The window CGAAACATATTAGCTAAACAGTTCCCAGAAttccaaaaattgataaatcatGTCACAGACTCACAGTATTATACATCTTCAATGAAAGGATGCACACACCAAAGTGAGTGCTAAATCTATATTCAGACAAAACAATGCTTGATTGAGTAATGGCAGAAGAAGTAAATCTATATTGACAAAATTTCACGAGAGCCAAGGAGAGAGAATCATTCTCCTAGGTTCAGCATCATATAGGCTTCTCGGGAAGATCATTCACTGCATATCTTGGCGGTGCACCACTTCAGCATCGTACAGGATGATCACTCTGCACATATTTTGGCACTTGGCAGTATGCTTCGTCATCATATAGACTTGTCGACAGTATCCTGCGTTGCATCCTTACGCTGCAGATCAAAGATTGGATGAGTAGGCTCTAGGAGTTCAATGGTAAAATGTCAACAAGAGACTCGACACCGATTTCATAGCTTAGTATGCACATAGCAAAAGAATGAGACTTCCAGAAAACATAAACTGAGAGAACGAGCAAAAACACTATGAAAATGGAACAGAATCTCAAAATGGATGTAACTACTGTGAACATTTGGCAGGAAGAAGTAGTAGAAAGATCCACTTCATAGCCTCATCAGGTGCATATAAAAAGCGCTCAACATATGAGATGTGCATAATTTACCATTCGTTTGCTGATGTAAGGCTGTATTGGCATTGGTGCCTCCAAATGATTATCCGGCTCCCGGATTGCATCATTCTCGATCTGGAATTGTTTCCTAGATTCTTTTCTTGTGCCAGACTGCCACACTCTACCAAAATTGGGGAGCCAATTTGCATCGAAGTTGTTATTAACACGTTCCCCTCTCCTTTCCATCTCCAACTCAAGTTTCCTTCTCTCTGCCCATGCAGCTCCAACACGTTTTGGGTTCAACTTTGACTTCCCTGCTCTGGATGAAACAGCGTCCCTCGATTCTGGTTTCAGTGCAGGATCAAGGTAATCTCCTTTTGTTCCATCAAGCCATGGCGGAGGTGCTCCAGTGTGGACATTTCCTTCTAAAGCAACTTTAGATGTAGAACTAATGTGAGTCAAGTTCACCAAACCTGTTCAAGAAAAGGGAGTGAAGAAAATCCGTTCATGCAGTAGCTGGACAAAGTTGTATTGTCTGTAGAAAAACAACAAAGgcaagaaaaataaacttGGGGCAGTTACCTGGAGAAACCTCACCGATAACTGCTCCTGAATATACCTGCAGTAGAAACACTTATAGTAACACATAATAATACTACTTGCTAATCCAAAGGAAAAGAATGAAGAGTAACAACCATGAATCTGTCAATGAATCTAGAGGAACAAAGGCAAGTGATAGGTTATGCTAAACAGTAAACTTACAGATCCATTACTAGCATCACCATAAGATGAGTATTCCCTAGCAAGAGAGTTGGGGAAATGCTGATTATCAACATAACCTAGTAAACacataaagaaaatatcaaaaacaCTATCATCGGTTCTACAGCAAACTTGTGATAACAggaattattcatttaaaacttaagtaaaaacaaaactgcATGTGGGTATACCTGTTGAATTCATCAAGTAATGTGCATCTTGTACATGGCTGCCTCCAGGTATATTATACAATGAAGGGCCAGTATCAGAGACAGAAGATGATAACACCGAACTGGAAAATGGAGTTCTCTTATTCGTATAGCTATGTAAAGGTACAACATATTTTGGAATGCAAGAATTAAGAGCATCGAAGTTATTGTTGCAAGAACTATTAACAAATTCAGCATTATGTTTATTGTGGATATCATTCAATGTTCCAACTGATTCTGTTTTAGCAGCTTCCATCTTCAATGACTTGCACTTCTTCTCCCACTgcaatataaaacaaaaaagacaCATAAGCTATGCATCACTTGagaattaaacaattttagaCACAACAGCTCCGCTAAAATGTTAACAGACGTAACAATTACCTGAATAACACCCAAAACATATTAATGGGATATCGAAATAACTAAACAACTCAAACAATATCAAAGGTATATCACTGGTAATAGACGACAGAGCTACATCATTCAACAGAATAATAATAGAACATAACATAGCCATAATTAGAAGCTGATAGTCACACTAATTCAAACTGCATTCTTAGATATCATAAGATGCATCGTGTTCCAAAACCATAGGGCTAAACATAATGCATTCTTCAAGTAAGTCAAGGTTGCGAAAAAAATCCAATTCATCAAAAACGAATAACGAATCAGTGCACAAACGTCAAACCATAATCTCAATATTTTTCAGAAGTACCTTAGCAAAGTCAGCCTCGGTAATGCGAAACAAATCAACACGGTCCATTCCACCTCCATATTTCCACATAAACCCCTTCACTCTCTTCCAGTGTTCCTCACTGGCCAAATGACCAACTGCATTGCTACTGATAACCTCAAGCACAATTAAGAAACAACATAAATGACAGCAAAAATATCAAAGCAGCGAATGATGCAAAACCCTAGAGTTACCGACCAAGCGAATTGGCTATCAAGCTCGAGAATGTCGCAATTGCAGAACACGCACCAGAGGCGATTCAGGTGCGCGTGCTCCGGAAGGATCAGCATCGGGGTTTTGAGGAAGAATTTGACGTCGGAAAGCTTCGATTGGAAGCGCGCGAGGAGGCTGGAGAGTGAATTTTTGTGGCTTGGAAAGAAATTGTGGCGGCGGCCGTTGTTGTGGTTCAATCTGCAAACCTCGCAGAACTCGAATTCCTGCTGTTCGTTTTtgatctttttcttcttgttggTGTGATTCATCTCGGTTAGGGCTCGTGGATATGAAACTCTGAAGCGAATGAAGCTTACGCCTTGTTATAGGGTCAAATAAAGCCGCACCACCACAGGCGGTCGTCGGCGTCGGAGCTCCGCCGTCGAAGAATTTAAGCGTTTTGGAATTTTGCTTTTGACGTtgcttttgaattttatggtcCTACTCCCATAGAAGTTGCTTTTATATTTTCGTTTTTCCAGCCAATTCAGtttatagtaggagtagtaataaacaataataatgattTAGAAATTAGAATCATTATTACAAATTCTGCTTATTTTTTAACGATCTGAACccttaaaaattgaaattaatattttggaaGAGATCAGATTATAATAGACAATAAtaatgttttagaaatttgaatcaatattACAAAAATCTGCTTATACTTTAATAATCTTAACccttaaaaattgaaatagggGTATATATTCGTAAAAGGGGTGCTATTGGtgaaagaagtaaaaaaaCAGCAAAAAAGTCTGCAAAGGCTACGTCTGGAAGACCGACCAAAGAAGAAGTCGCCAACTATTAAGGCCTTAAGGGGAACAAATGGCTCGCTGACATGGCAAGTTATAcgagaaaagtaaaaaatttaagaagaaGTTGAGCATAAGAGTGCAAATTGGTCAGTAGACCACACTAGAGGTGTCAAACGGGCCGACCCACCAATGAAATAAAGCGGGCTTGGGCTGGGCTTAGTAGGTTAAACGGGCTCCAATTGGGCCTTTCTTCAAACCCGGGCCCGGGCCCACTTAAAGCCCGGTCCCGGCCCAGGACCGGCCCAGCCCGGCAGAATctcaattttatagtatatatattcttaattatatgaatatatttgtttttttcatatcatattatacatattctttattttatttagtattaaataaattacctAATCAATCTAAATCAAAacttatattttcaaattttatttccatggttatatagattaattgttaactacttttccttttaaaaatagcGTATCTTAGAATTTATTACTtgatttatataattgaagagattAGTTCCATATATAAAGTGATTGATTagacatttatatttatgtgatatgtataaatatgtattatcTATTATGCTTTATTATCTTACGTGTATTCATATGGgtaaaaaatttagatattatCTCTAGATATTCATAtcttttctattaatttattactagattgcatgttattttatatttatatattttaaagataatcataaattttattaataatattatgaaaaaaaatcaattattttaattactaactTAAGTCAAcacttatttaaatttgatttccaaTTACATTTGATTCACATAATTGTAGTTGATTTGCATGATTATAGATAGTagttatatttgatttataactagtaatatttaaaatagttcCATAATAGTAGCATCTCATATATCATATGTAACTCCTAATTTTGTGGGAATAGTGGGATTATAGgagcaaaattaatttatatgcGTGTAATTAGTTGATTGATTAacctataattatattactccacaCCATATCATAGttcaataattgtttttttttcatagttctataatttattatgcatgCAATGAATgtaagtataattttatttagccATTTAATCAAATAGCAAACTAGGCCCGGCCCGGCCCAGCCCACTTGTCAAATGGGCCCGGGCCCGGGCTGGGctcattaaaaataccaaaacccAGGCTCGGCCCGGGCCGCTTCAGACATGGGCCTGGGCTGGGCTGGGCCGGGCCTAAATGTCAGTGGGCTCAGCGGGCCCGGCCCGGGCTGGCCCGGCCCGGCCCACTTGACACCTCTAGACTACACCATGGAGTCAGGTAACTGCTTGAGAAATTCCTAAGGGCAGAAATGTCAA is drawn from Salvia hispanica cultivar TCC Black 2014 chromosome 6, UniMelb_Shisp_WGS_1.0, whole genome shotgun sequence and contains these coding sequences:
- the LOC125192885 gene encoding TITAN-like protein translates to MNHTNKKKKIKNEQQEFEFCEVCRLNHNNGRRHNFFPSHKNSLSSLLARFQSKLSDVKFFLKTPMLILPEHAHLNRLWCVFCNCDILELDSQFACSNAVGHLASEEHWKRVKGFMWKYGGGMDRVDLFRITEADFAKWEKKCKSLKMEAAKTESVGTLNDIHNKHNAEFVNSSCNNNFDALNSCIPKYVVPLHSYTNKRTPFSSSVLSSSVSDTGPSLYNIPGGSHVQDAHYLMNSTGYVDNQHFPNSLAREYSSYGDASNGSVYSGAVIGEVSPGLVNLTHISSTSKVALEGNVHTGAPPPWLDGTKGDYLDPALKPESRDAVSSRAGKSKLNPKRVGAAWAERRKLELEMERRGERVNNNFDANWLPNFGRVWQSGTRKESRKQFQIENDAIREPDNHLEAPMPIQPYISKRMRKDATQDTVDKSI